Within Pseudomonas tructae, the genomic segment ATCGAGGCTGACGCCACGGTCCGTGACCTGTTCGAACTGACCCGCCTGAACAACATCTCCGGCGTTCCGGTATTGCACGATGGCGACCTGGTCGGCATCGTCACCTCCCGCGACGTACGCTTCGAAAACCGTCTGGATGCCACCGTCCGTGAAGTGATGACGCCTAAAGCAGGCCTGGTCACTGTCAAGGAAGGCGCCGACAAGAACGAAGCCCGCGAGCTGCTGCACAAGCACCGCATCGAGCGCGTACTGATCGTCGACGACAACTTTGCCCTCAAGGGCATGATGACCGTCAACGACATCGAAAAAGCCAAGGCCTACCCGCTGGCGAGCAAGGACGACCAGGGTCGCCTGCGCGTCGGCGCCGCAGTCGGCACCGGCAAAGACACCGCTGACCGTGTTGCCGCACTGGTTGCCGCCGGTGTTGACGTGGTGGTGGTCGACACCGCTCACGGTCACTCCAAGGGCGTGATCGATCGCGTTCGCTGGGTCAAGGAGAACTTCCCGCAGGTTCAGGTCATCGGTGGCAACATCGCAACCGGCGCTGCCGCCAAGGCCCTGGCCGAAGCCGGCGCTGACGCGGTCAAGGTCGGTATCGGCCCTGGCTCGATCTGCACCACCCGCATCGTCGCCGGTGTCGGTGTGCCGCAGATCAGCGCCATCGCCAACGTCGCCGCCGCCCTCGAAGGCACAGGCATCCCGTTGATCGCCGACGGTGGCATCCGCTTCTCCGGTGACCTGTCCAAGGCCATCGTGGCCGGTGCTTCGGCCGTGATGATGGGTTCGATGTTCGCTGGTACCGAAGAGGCCCCGGGCGAGATCGAGCTGTTCCAGGGTCGCTCCTACAAGGCGTACCGTGGCATGGGTTCGCTGGGCGCCATGTCCCAGGCCCAGGGCTCCTCCGACCGTTACTTCCAGGACTCCTCGGCCGGCGCCGAGAAGCTGGTGCCGGAAGGTATCGAAGGCCGTGTGCCGTACAAGGGCACCCTGACCGCGATCATCCACCAGCTGATGGGTGGCCTGCGTTCCTCGATGGGTTACACCGGCAGCGCCAACATCGAAGAGATGCGCACCAAGCCTGAGTTCGTGCGTATCACCGGTGCCGGCATGGCCGAGTCCCACGTGCATGACGTACAGATCACCAAAGAAGCGCCAAACTACCGCGTAGGTTGATGCTTCAGGCAACACTTGCTAGCGGGGCTGTTATCGACAGCCCCGCGTCGTTTCCGATTTCCACTGACGAGATTGAGTCATGGCCCTCGACATTCACGCTCACCGCATCCTGATCCTCGACTTCGGTTCCCAGTACACCCAGCTGATTGCCCGCCGCGTGCGCGAGATCGGCGTGTATTGCGAGCTGCACCCGTTCGACATGGACGATGAAGCGATTCGCGAATTCGCCCCGCGCGGCATCATCCTCGCCGGCGGCCCCGAGTCGGTGCACGAAGCCAACAGCCCGCGCGCGCCACAGGCCGTCTGGGACCTGGGCGTACCGGTATTCGGCATCTGCTACGGCATGCAGACCATGGCCGAACAGCTGGGCGGCAAGGTGGAAGGTTCCGAGCTGCGTGAGTTCGGTTATGCCCGCGTTGATGTGGTCGGCAAGAGCCGTCTGCTCGACGGCATCGAAGACCACGTCGACGCCGATGGCGTGTTCGGCCTGGACGTGTGGATGAGCCACGGTGACAAGGTCACCCGCATCCCGCAAGAGTTCCACATCCTGGCCAGCACCCCGAGCTGCCCGATCGCCGGCATGGCCGACGACACCCGTGGCTACTACGGCGTGCAGTTCCACCCGGAAGTGACCCACACCAAGCAGGGCGGTCGTATCCTTTCGCGCTTCATCCTCGACGTCTGCGGCTGCGAAGCCCTGTGGACCCCGTCGAAAATTGCCGAAGACGCGATTGCCCAGGTCCGTGCCCAGGTCGGCACTGACAACGTCCTGCTCGGCCTGTCCGGCGGCGTTGACTCCTCGGTGGTTGCAGCCCTGCTGCACAAGGCCATCGGCGACCAGCTGACCTGCGTATTCGTCGACAACGGCCTGCTGCGCCTGCACGAAGGCGAGCAAGTAATGGCCATGTTCGCCGAGAACATGGGCGTCAAGGTGATCCGCGCCAACGCCGAAGATCAGTTCCTCGGCAACCTGGCCGGCGAAGCCGACCCTGAGAAGAAGCGCAAGATCATCGGCCGTACTTTCATCGACGTGTTCGATGCCGAGTCGACCAAGCTGCACAACATCAAGTACCTGGCCCAGGGCACCATCTACCCGGACGTGATCGAGTCGGCAGGCGCCAAGAGCGGCAAGGCCCACGTGATCAAGTCGCACCACAACGTCGGTGGCCTGCCAGAAGAGATGAACCTCAAGCTGGTCGAGCCGCTGCGCGAACTGTTCAAGGACGAGGTCCGTCGCCTTGGCCTGGAACTGGGCCTGCCGTACGACATGGTCTACCGTCACCCGTTCCCGGGCCCGGGCCTGGGCGTGCGGATCCTTGGTGAAGTGAAGAAGGAATACGCCGACCTGCTGCGTCGCGCCGACCACATCTTCATCGAAGAACTGCGCAAGGCCGACTGGTACCACAAGGTCAGCCAGGCCTTCGTGGTGTTCCAGCCGGTGAAATCGGTGGGCGTGGTCGGTGACGGCCGTCGTTACGCCTGGGTCGTGGCCCTGCGTGCGGTGGAAACCATCGACTTCATGACCGCCCGTTGGGCGCACCTGCCTTATGAACTACTGGAAACCGTCAGCGGCCGGATCATCAACGAGATCGAAGGTATCTCGCGGGTGACCTACGATGTGTCGAGCAAGCCGCCGGCGACCATCGAGTGGGAATGACAGTTAGCTAAACAACAAAAAGGGCGCTTCGGCGCCCTTTTTGCTAGCTGCAACTAAGCTTAGGTCGCCCGACGCATGCCCAGTACCGCGCGTAGGGCCCGGGCCAGGCCTTCCTCGTCGCGGTACCAGCGGCCGCTGACGGTTGGCCAGCCGTGGCGGGTGACCTTGACCCCGCTGCGCGAATGTTCAATCGCCGTGCCGACCAGTTCGCCTGTCTTGCTGCGGTGCACCAGCGAGTGCGGATCAGTACGGGTATCAATAAGGAACATGCCCGCCCGGGGCAGGCGGGCGGCCGTGTCGGCCGCTATCGCCGCAGGTTTTGTGGCGATGCTCAGTAGCAGGTCGCCCTTGACGAAGGCAGTAGTATTGGAGAGTAGACTGGTCTTGAGATAATCACCCGCGTCTTCACCGATGCTGGTGGCAGTACCCAAGGGGGTATCGGCAACGCGCAGGCCGATGGCGTGATTCATTTCGCTGACCCCCGGCACGCCCTCGAACGTATTGCTGTGGCTGTTGCCAATCAGCGCCACCCAGCGATGGGGGCCATTGAGTTGCTGGTCGGCGCTAATGGTATTGCTGGCGTAGAAGTTCATCATCTTCTGTCGCGCATGGACGACCAGGCGGGGCAGGTCGTTTTGTACATAGCTGCTCAAGCAGTCGATCGCCCGGACCTGAATATGATGTTCGTTGGCACTTTTGAGCACTGCTTCGAAGGTGTAGTTGCCGAGTGCGTCGGTGCCGTGCCCTGCGTCCAGGCGCCGTACATAGCGCAGCAGCGTTTCATCCATCATGCCGGTGCGGTTGAACGCCTCCAGCCCACTGGCGTGCATGTCTGCCATCAGGTGTTCGAAGTACAGGGTTTTGACTTTCTGCTTGCTTAACGTGGCCATGTTGTCGATCAGGAATTTTTTGCTGGCGATGGAGTCGTGGGTTTCACCGATAACCAGACCATCGGTTTGAGCATAGATCGACTTGATGATGCCTTTGGCCGGGGTGTTCGCCTCCAGTGTCGGAGCAGTCGGGCGTGGCGCTTGTGCATACTGATCAAAAAAGGCCTCGGTATCGTCCAGAAGGTTTTTGCGCAGTTGCTCGAAGCGGGCACTTGCCTCGGCAAACGTAGAGTCGCGTATGTTGACCATTCCTTCTCGGTAGTACTGTGGTGCGGCGGCGACATCGGCCAGTTTCGCCCGCAGGGCCTCGGGTATGTCGTAGGGGGTTGCGGGCGGAGGCAGGGGGGCAGCGGCGGTGCGTGTACTGCCCCAGAGCCTGCGGCCAAAGAACCTGCCGCTGCCGCCCCGCAGCCCGGGTTTGTCACGCAGGGTCCAGTGGCCGTCGGCTTGCAGTTCGACCGGATAGTGGCGAAAGAACGAGAAGGGTTCGCCGGGGTCTACGATGGCCCAGGTCTTGAGTTCACCGATGTAGCGGACCTGATAGGGCAGTTCGTCGAGTTGAATGTAGAAGTTGCCATCTCCGGGGTTGTACACGCCAGCAAGCATGCCCTGGTTGACCAACGCTTCGTCGCTCAGTAGCACATTGGCCACAAAGTCATTGAGCGGATTGCGTTCCAGTTCGACCGCCAGGTGCGCGGGTAGCGGCACCGGTTCCAGGGGCAGAGGCGGCACGGCCTTGGCTTCGGCTAGTCGCGAGTCTTCGCCCAGGGCCTTGAGCTCGCCCGCGGCGCCGACTATTACCAGTGTGTTGAGCAGGGCGTCGATGCTGCTGAAGATGGCGCCCGTCACACCGGCCTTGCGCTCGGCGGTATTGCGCCCGTTGACCGCCTGGTCGATGTTCAGGCCCAGGCTGGCCAGGTCGGCGCCTACGGCGGCTAGCGCCACGGGCCAGCACAGCATGCCCAGGGCACCGGTGAGGTTGGCCGTGCTGCTCAAGTAGCCGATCCAGAGCTTTTTGCGCAACTGGGCATTGCTGTGCAAGGCGTTTTTCGCCTCCTTGTGCATGCGTTCGCGTGCCTGATCGCTCAGCCAGTCGAAAGGATCGCCGTTAATCGCCAGGTCCTTCTGGTTGATGCAGCTGTGATCGCCTCGGGCATGGGACATGAACAAGGTGATCAGCACCTCGTGCAGGCCGACGTCGGTACCGTCGGCGGTGTAAGAGGACAACGGAAAGTGCGACATGAAGATCGGCAGCGTGCCGGGATCATTGGTTTGCGCCAGCAGCCACCAGTGCAGGTCGGCCACGGTTTCAAACACATGAAACGAGCCGTCCTCATCAGGCATGTAGATGATCTGATGCCCGTGTTCGTCGACGATGCGCAGGATATCGGTGGCCTGGTAGCCGCCGATATCCAGCGCACGGATGCTCAAGCCCGCAGGGGCCTGATCCCGTTGATGGATTTTTGCCAGTGAGGCCGGGGTGCTGAAGCTGTTTGCTGCAGCTTTGATTACCGATGTGAAGTGCCGGGGGTGCAAGGTACCGCTGTCAAGGTCTTCGAACGCTCTGGCAAGGAAGTTGATTTTTGCCAGCGCCCGGTAGGCATCCTTGTCTTGTGTCCAGAACTCATCCAGGCGTGTGTTGAATTGCGTGGCGAAGTCGAGCGTCCAGAAATCGTGCAGCACGTCCTGGGGCAGCAGCGGCACTTCATTGCTTTCGTTGAACAGATGGGCGTGCGCGTCGTCGGTGTAGAAACCGCCCCAGTCGACCAGCAGGTCGGCGTTGTCCTGGTCATGGGGGGTGAACCTGCGCATGACCAACTGCGTGAGGCTGACCGATTCCAGCGGCGGCCCGACGTGCTCCCAGCCAGTGAAGCTGCGCGGGTTGCTCTGGCCGTTGTCGAAGCGATGCCAGTACACCTTGTCCGGGGCGTGGGCGCCCTGGCCATAGGTGTGGAGGATCTTTATAGCAGCCACGCGGGCCATCTCCCACATGTCCGGGCATCGCTCAACGACGCTCGAGGCCAGTTTGTGCAGGGTCAGTTGCAGGTCATTGATTACAGGTAGTACGTGCTTGTCGGACATGGGGCGGTTCTCTTGGCGGAAGGGAACCAGATTGGGGGCCGGTCAGCGATCGATGGCGCTACATAGTTGTATCCGGGCCTTGATGTATGTACCGCCAAGGCTACATGAGGGGCTATCACAGTCAGGGCTTGATGACTGTGGAGTACCCGCAATGAATACCACTTTGGACAGCAACACCTTGCAATCGCACCTCAGCCAGTTCACCTCCCAGGTGATGAGGCAACTTCCGGATCTGCACCTGATGGCTTGGCAGGCCGCGCGGCGGATCCTGGCCTCGATGAAGGTCGAAGGCGATCCAGACAAGATCTACTGGCACCGGTTTGGCAATGCCCAGTCCAGTTCGACCAGCTTTACCGGTTGGGAGCACGTGGGCCCGCCGGAGGAATCGATGACCCTCACCGAACTGCTGATCCGCCGCTTTCGGGTGGCCGATCAGGACAATGCCGATGTCCTGCACAATTGGGGCGGCTTCTATCAGCAAGGGCCGCAGGCGCAGCGCTACGATCAGCACAATGAAGTGCGCCTGTCGCCCTCGGCGTTGCTGCAGGCGTTGTGGCAGGTGGATTTTGCCTCGGCTTACCGCAAAGCCTTGCAAGCCTTCTGGAAGACCTCGGGCGATGACCTGAGAACGGTGGTGCGCCTGAACATCCTGGCCGCCGGCACGCTGGCTTGCGAGTCTGGGCAGCTCACACGTTTGCAGTTGCATTGGGTGATTCAGGCGCTGGGAGTTGAGCGGCCCATGGCACTGCGCTTGCGAGATGTCGCAGGGCTGCGACCGGCTCAAGGTGAGTTGTCGGTCAACTGCCTGCGTTTCGCCGGACACGACCTGGTGAATATCCTGTGGTTTTCCCATCCGTCCGGTCGGCAGATTCTCTATGTTCCCGGTGGGGCGCAGGTGTTCGAGAGCTTCCAGGGGCCTGAAGGTGTCTATGGCTGGTTGCGCAGCCGGGTGACCGACCAGGCCGCCCGCAAGCAGCTGGCCAGTTATGGTGAGGTGGTGTTGCCGGCAGCGCTTGCGCAGCGCGTTGCCCGGTTCAAGCGGATTGCCCAGGTTACGGATGAGCAGTTGGCCGATGCGGTGGAGCGTCGGGCAGTTTCCGGCGACCCTTGTGATTGGCTGGTCAAACAGACCCACACACGGATGGCGGCCGAGGCCGATTTGCAGTTGCGTAGCAATGCTGACTTACGCAAGCAACTGTGGATTGGTTACCTGCGGGCGGGGCTGCAGGTGGCTACGCCCGTTGCCACGCTGTCCTGGCCAGTTGCGCTGGCGGTGATCCTGACTGGCGTGGCGAAACTGGGCCTGAATATCGACCAGGCGGTCAATGCGCGGGACCCGGCAGAGCGCCAGGCGGCCCTGGTGGACGCCATTGTCTCAGGTGTTGAGATTGTGCTGAATCTTACCTTGCTGCTGCCGGAGGCCATCCCGGCGGATGAAGAGCTGGAAGCATTCAGGGCGCCGCTCGAGGTGCCGCCGACCGAACCTGTCATCCCATCGGCCCAGGGGATACTGACCGGCGAGCAGGGGCAGTACATTCGTTTGCAGGGGGTACTTTATCGCGTGCGCTACGACGCCTCGCTCAAGACCTGGCTGGTGGTCGACCCACGCAATCCCTTTGCTTTTTATGGCAATTTCCCCGTGCGGCTCAATGCGCAACTGCGTTGGGAACTGATCGAAAGCGCCTGCCTGCGCGGCGGTGGGCAATGCCTGGGCAGCTTGCGCTCACGGCCCCTCCCGCCTGGTATTGAAGTTAGTGGCGAGGCAACGCTCAGCCGGTACCACATGCCCCCGCGCCAGCGTGTTGCATTGGCAACTCTGATCAAATGGAGTAACCGCAGGCTATTGTCAGAAGCCTTTTATGACCCGGACTTTGTATTCAATTCAGATCTGGATGACTTTCGCAGAATTCGCGGTCTGCTGACGCAAGACGCCAGCGAGTACATCGATACGTTGCCAACCTTGTCACGCTCCCCGGTGCCTGTGCCTGATCCGCAGGTGCCCGCTGGGCTATCGTTTCAGCGCTTGTACGACGACGCCCAGGGCGTGGTGATCGGTGAGTCCCATCAGGCGATCAGCAGTAAGTACTTTCTGATCAAGCACATGAAGGCCCTGGCGCGCAGTGGCGTCGACACCTTGTACATGGAGCATCTGCTGACCGACTTGCACCAGGGCGACCTGGATGTGCTTTACCGTGTCGGCAAGATGACTGACAGGTTACGGGGCTACCTGCGCGACCTCGACGAAGGTCACGCCACGGATTCAACGGCCGTGTACACCTTCTACAAGGTGGTCTTGGAGGCTACGCGCCGCAGTATTCGTATCGTTGCGCTGGACTGCGCCGCCAGCTACCGGCTGGACGGGCTGGATCTGCAAGAGGTCCTGCGCCACAAGGTGTTCAGCTACCACGCCAGCCAGATCATCCGCGCTACCCGTACTCAGCCGGAGGTAGGCAAGTGGGTGGCGCTTGTCGGAGACACGCATGCCAGCACCTACAAGCGGGTGCCGGGCCTGGCGCAACTGGAGGACGTGGTCAGTGTGCGTATCGTCGATGCCGGCCAGGGCCAGGGCACGCAAATGACGATAGATCCGGGGGAATGGTACCTGCCGTCCATGGGCCGGCCCCAGGGCGTGGTCCGGGCGGACTGGCGCCTGGCAATCATGGTCCGTGAACAGCCGTTCGAGTTTCATGACCCGTCCCTTGCGCCGCCGGGCGTCCTGCAACCTTGATGCGACAACTCTTCACTTAATATTTCTCAATTGCAGGTGTATCGTATTTGCCCTTCATCGCCAGCGCCCTTTGTGGGGGCTGGCTGACTGGTTTGGCTATACGAGGTGCCCGCTGCATGTCTTTTACCCGTCGACAGATGCTCAAGGGGCTGACCGGCCTGGTGGTGGTTGGCCTGGGCGCCGGTGGCGCTGCGCGTTACTGGCTGGGCAAGGTGGACGACGAGGCGGGGCATGATTACGAGCTGATTGCCGCGCCGCTGGATGTCGAGTTGGTCTCGGGGTTCAAGACCCAGGCCTGGGCCTTCGGCCCGTCGGCGCCGGGCACCGAACTGCGGGTACGCCAGGGGCAATGGCTGCGGGTGCGCTTCATCAACCACCTGCCGGTGGCCACCACTATTCACTGGCACGGCATCCGCCTGCCGCTGGAGATGGACGGCGTGCCGTATGTCTCGCAACTGCCGGTGCTGCCGGGCGAGTACTTCGACTACAAGTTCCGTGTGCCGGATGCCGGCAGCTATTGGTATCACCCGCACGTCAACAGCAGCGAAGAGTTGGGTAAAGGCCTGGTCGGCCCGTTGATCGTCGAGGAGCGCGAACCCACCGGCTTCAAGCACGAACGCACCTTGAGCCTGAAAAACTGGCACGTGGATGAGCAGGGCGCCTACCTGCCTTTCAGCATCCCGCGAGAAGCTGCCCGTGGCGGTACCGCCGGGCGGCTGATCACCATCAATGGCCAGGCCAACGCCGTGGTCGAGATGCCGGCCGGGCAGATCGTGCGGGTGCGCCTGCTCAATCTCGACAATACCCTGACCTACCGCATCAACCTCAAAGGCAACTTCGAGGCGCGGGTCTACGCCCTGGACGGTAACCCGGTCACCCCACGGCCTTTGGGCAAGGACTACTGGCTGGGGCCGGGCATGCGTATTTGCCTGGCGATCAAGATGCCTCCGGCCGGTGAAGAGTTGTCCCTGCGTGACGGCTCGGTGCGCCTGGGCACCCTGCGCTCGGTGGCCAGCAGCGACGCGGCCGGTGACTGGCCGCCAGCCTTGCCGGCCAACCCGGTTGCCGAGCCGGACCTGGCCAACGCCGAAAAGCTCAACTTCAATTTCGAATGGGTCGGCTCGGTCTCGGTGAACACCGAGAACGGCAGGCCGCCGAGCCTCTGGCAGATCAACGGCAAGGCCTGGGACATTACCGACAAGACCTGCGCCGACCGGCCGATCGCCACGCTGAAAAAGGGTAAAAGCTACATCTTCGAGCTGAAGAACATGACCCAGTACCAGCACCCCATTCACCTGCACGGCATG encodes:
- a CDS encoding membrane-targeted effector domain-containing toxin, which encodes MNTTLDSNTLQSHLSQFTSQVMRQLPDLHLMAWQAARRILASMKVEGDPDKIYWHRFGNAQSSSTSFTGWEHVGPPEESMTLTELLIRRFRVADQDNADVLHNWGGFYQQGPQAQRYDQHNEVRLSPSALLQALWQVDFASAYRKALQAFWKTSGDDLRTVVRLNILAAGTLACESGQLTRLQLHWVIQALGVERPMALRLRDVAGLRPAQGELSVNCLRFAGHDLVNILWFSHPSGRQILYVPGGAQVFESFQGPEGVYGWLRSRVTDQAARKQLASYGEVVLPAALAQRVARFKRIAQVTDEQLADAVERRAVSGDPCDWLVKQTHTRMAAEADLQLRSNADLRKQLWIGYLRAGLQVATPVATLSWPVALAVILTGVAKLGLNIDQAVNARDPAERQAALVDAIVSGVEIVLNLTLLLPEAIPADEELEAFRAPLEVPPTEPVIPSAQGILTGEQGQYIRLQGVLYRVRYDASLKTWLVVDPRNPFAFYGNFPVRLNAQLRWELIESACLRGGGQCLGSLRSRPLPPGIEVSGEATLSRYHMPPRQRVALATLIKWSNRRLLSEAFYDPDFVFNSDLDDFRRIRGLLTQDASEYIDTLPTLSRSPVPVPDPQVPAGLSFQRLYDDAQGVVIGESHQAISSKYFLIKHMKALARSGVDTLYMEHLLTDLHQGDLDVLYRVGKMTDRLRGYLRDLDEGHATDSTAVYTFYKVVLEATRRSIRIVALDCAASYRLDGLDLQEVLRHKVFSYHASQIIRATRTQPEVGKWVALVGDTHASTYKRVPGLAQLEDVVSVRIVDAGQGQGTQMTIDPGEWYLPSMGRPQGVVRADWRLAIMVREQPFEFHDPSLAPPGVLQP
- the guaB gene encoding IMP dehydrogenase, producing the protein MLRISQEALTFDDILLVPGYSEVLPNEVSLKTRLTRGIELNIPLVSAAMDTVTEARLAIAMAQEGGIGIIHKNMTIEQQAAEVRKVKKFEAGVVKDPITIEADATVRDLFELTRLNNISGVPVLHDGDLVGIVTSRDVRFENRLDATVREVMTPKAGLVTVKEGADKNEARELLHKHRIERVLIVDDNFALKGMMTVNDIEKAKAYPLASKDDQGRLRVGAAVGTGKDTADRVAALVAAGVDVVVVDTAHGHSKGVIDRVRWVKENFPQVQVIGGNIATGAAAKALAEAGADAVKVGIGPGSICTTRIVAGVGVPQISAIANVAAALEGTGIPLIADGGIRFSGDLSKAIVAGASAVMMGSMFAGTEEAPGEIELFQGRSYKAYRGMGSLGAMSQAQGSSDRYFQDSSAGAEKLVPEGIEGRVPYKGTLTAIIHQLMGGLRSSMGYTGSANIEEMRTKPEFVRITGAGMAESHVHDVQITKEAPNYRVG
- a CDS encoding membrane-targeted effector domain-containing toxin, which codes for MSDKHVLPVINDLQLTLHKLASSVVERCPDMWEMARVAAIKILHTYGQGAHAPDKVYWHRFDNGQSNPRSFTGWEHVGPPLESVSLTQLVMRRFTPHDQDNADLLVDWGGFYTDDAHAHLFNESNEVPLLPQDVLHDFWTLDFATQFNTRLDEFWTQDKDAYRALAKINFLARAFEDLDSGTLHPRHFTSVIKAAANSFSTPASLAKIHQRDQAPAGLSIRALDIGGYQATDILRIVDEHGHQIIYMPDEDGSFHVFETVADLHWWLLAQTNDPGTLPIFMSHFPLSSYTADGTDVGLHEVLITLFMSHARGDHSCINQKDLAINGDPFDWLSDQARERMHKEAKNALHSNAQLRKKLWIGYLSSTANLTGALGMLCWPVALAAVGADLASLGLNIDQAVNGRNTAERKAGVTGAIFSSIDALLNTLVIVGAAGELKALGEDSRLAEAKAVPPLPLEPVPLPAHLAVELERNPLNDFVANVLLSDEALVNQGMLAGVYNPGDGNFYIQLDELPYQVRYIGELKTWAIVDPGEPFSFFRHYPVELQADGHWTLRDKPGLRGGSGRFFGRRLWGSTRTAAAPLPPPATPYDIPEALRAKLADVAAAPQYYREGMVNIRDSTFAEASARFEQLRKNLLDDTEAFFDQYAQAPRPTAPTLEANTPAKGIIKSIYAQTDGLVIGETHDSIASKKFLIDNMATLSKQKVKTLYFEHLMADMHASGLEAFNRTGMMDETLLRYVRRLDAGHGTDALGNYTFEAVLKSANEHHIQVRAIDCLSSYVQNDLPRLVVHARQKMMNFYASNTISADQQLNGPHRWVALIGNSHSNTFEGVPGVSEMNHAIGLRVADTPLGTATSIGEDAGDYLKTSLLSNTTAFVKGDLLLSIATKPAAIAADTAARLPRAGMFLIDTRTDPHSLVHRSKTGELVGTAIEHSRSGVKVTRHGWPTVSGRWYRDEEGLARALRAVLGMRRAT
- a CDS encoding multicopper oxidase family protein, giving the protein MSFTRRQMLKGLTGLVVVGLGAGGAARYWLGKVDDEAGHDYELIAAPLDVELVSGFKTQAWAFGPSAPGTELRVRQGQWLRVRFINHLPVATTIHWHGIRLPLEMDGVPYVSQLPVLPGEYFDYKFRVPDAGSYWYHPHVNSSEELGKGLVGPLIVEEREPTGFKHERTLSLKNWHVDEQGAYLPFSIPREAARGGTAGRLITINGQANAVVEMPAGQIVRVRLLNLDNTLTYRINLKGNFEARVYALDGNPVTPRPLGKDYWLGPGMRICLAIKMPPAGEELSLRDGSVRLGTLRSVASSDAAGDWPPALPANPVAEPDLANAEKLNFNFEWVGSVSVNTENGRPPSLWQINGKAWDITDKTCADRPIATLKKGKSYIFELKNMTQYQHPIHLHGMSFKVIGSNKRKVEPYFTDTYLLGRNERAQVALVADNPGTWMFHCHVIDHMETGLMAAIEVA
- the guaA gene encoding glutamine-hydrolyzing GMP synthase codes for the protein MALDIHAHRILILDFGSQYTQLIARRVREIGVYCELHPFDMDDEAIREFAPRGIILAGGPESVHEANSPRAPQAVWDLGVPVFGICYGMQTMAEQLGGKVEGSELREFGYARVDVVGKSRLLDGIEDHVDADGVFGLDVWMSHGDKVTRIPQEFHILASTPSCPIAGMADDTRGYYGVQFHPEVTHTKQGGRILSRFILDVCGCEALWTPSKIAEDAIAQVRAQVGTDNVLLGLSGGVDSSVVAALLHKAIGDQLTCVFVDNGLLRLHEGEQVMAMFAENMGVKVIRANAEDQFLGNLAGEADPEKKRKIIGRTFIDVFDAESTKLHNIKYLAQGTIYPDVIESAGAKSGKAHVIKSHHNVGGLPEEMNLKLVEPLRELFKDEVRRLGLELGLPYDMVYRHPFPGPGLGVRILGEVKKEYADLLRRADHIFIEELRKADWYHKVSQAFVVFQPVKSVGVVGDGRRYAWVVALRAVETIDFMTARWAHLPYELLETVSGRIINEIEGISRVTYDVSSKPPATIEWE